Proteins encoded together in one Lathyrus oleraceus cultivar Zhongwan6 chromosome 5, CAAS_Psat_ZW6_1.0, whole genome shotgun sequence window:
- the LOC127081290 gene encoding proline-rich receptor-like protein kinase PERK12 encodes MDWLPERPPNIIKRQRETSGKSKKAKKAKLGETSWSRPPVPLTDSPSKSLPPSRSINLKKIAFSLPQTTPIYTQSETPPSTTKPSNPPSQKFNLSTTTLPVSIAEMLNEPTSPTSSTPSSPPYYVLPSDSEPSDPQSPRLAQLQAHTLASQQQPQPEPEATTPPPEQQTPPPSQQPQTPPDQPENPPYEQPQTPPSEQPQTPPSKQQPSPPPEQTIPPLIPPPYHPLRTLSSLPLKLPLTPPKHLQHPHPPTKNQNLPSPP; translated from the coding sequence ATGGATTGGCTACCTGAGCGTCCACCTAACATCATAAAGAGACAACGGGAGACATCTGGGAAGTCCAAGAAGGCAAAGAAGGCAAAATTGGGAGAAACTTCTTGGTCAAGACCTCCAGTCCCTCTGACTGATTCTCCAAGTAAGTCTCTGCCTCCTTCTCGCTCTATAAACTTAAAGAAAATTGCTTTTTCTCTTCCCCAAACCACTCCTATCTACACCCAATCTGAAACCCCACCCTCTACCACTAAACCCTCTAATCCACCATCTCAAAAATTCAATCTCTCCACCACTACCTTACCCGTTTCTATAGCAGAAATGCTGAACGAACCCACCTCACCCACATCTTCTACACCTTCATCTCCACCTTACTATGTTCTCCCATCTGACTCAGAACCTTCTGACCCTCAATCCCCTAGACTAGCCCAACTTCAAGCACATACTCTTGCCTCACAGCAACAACCACAACCTGAACCAGAAGCCACCACTCCACCACCTGAACAACAAACTCCACCACCATCTCAACAACCTCAAACACCTCCTGATCAACCAGAAAATCCACCATATGAACAACCACAAACACCACCCTCTGAACAACCTCAAACACCTCCCTCTAAACAACAGCCAAGTCCACCACCTGAACAAACAATACCACCACTGATACCCCCACCATACCACCCTTTGAGGACCTTATCATCCCTACCTCTCAAACTCCCGCTGACACCACCCAAACACCTCCAACATCCCCATCCCCCAACCAAGAACCAGAACCTGCCTTCCCCACCTTAG